A window from Micromonospora terminaliae encodes these proteins:
- a CDS encoding geranylgeranyl reductase family protein, with protein sequence MTAVENDADVIVVGAGPGGSATAYHLARHGVRVLLLEKTEFPREKVCGDGLTPRAVRQLVRMGVDTSPEAGWLHNKGLRVIGGGIRLELDWPELASFPGYGLVRTRLDFDDLLAQRAVAAGAKLRTSVNVLAPVLDADDRVIGVQAEVGPEKEPATFHAPLVVAADGVSGRFPLALGLAKREDRPIGVAVRRYYRSPAKHDDDYLESWLELRAKGSDALLPGYGWIFGLGDGRVNVGLGVLNSSSAFGKTNYRRLLTDWLANTPEDWGMTDEANAEGPILGAALPMGFNRVPHYTRGVLLVGDSGGMVNPFNGEGIAYAMESGELAAEVAVQALARPAGAERERALLAYPQELKARFGGYYRLGGIFVKLIGRPEVMRMATKHGMPHPMLMRFVLKLLANLTDPRGGDAMDRVINAMTKVAPAV encoded by the coding sequence ATGACCGCGGTGGAGAACGACGCCGACGTCATCGTCGTGGGCGCCGGTCCCGGAGGATCGGCGACGGCGTACCACCTGGCGCGGCACGGCGTACGCGTGCTGCTGCTGGAGAAGACCGAATTTCCCCGGGAGAAGGTCTGCGGCGACGGGCTCACGCCCCGGGCCGTGCGGCAGCTCGTCCGGATGGGCGTGGACACCTCGCCCGAGGCCGGCTGGCTGCACAACAAGGGCCTGCGGGTGATCGGCGGCGGCATACGCCTGGAACTGGACTGGCCCGAGCTGGCCAGCTTCCCCGGCTACGGCCTGGTCCGGACCCGGCTCGACTTCGACGACCTGCTCGCGCAGCGGGCCGTGGCCGCCGGGGCGAAGCTGCGGACCAGCGTCAACGTCCTGGCCCCGGTGCTCGACGCCGACGACCGGGTGATCGGGGTGCAGGCCGAGGTGGGCCCGGAGAAGGAGCCCGCCACCTTCCACGCGCCGCTCGTCGTCGCCGCCGACGGCGTCTCCGGTCGCTTCCCCCTCGCCCTCGGGCTGGCCAAGCGGGAGGACCGGCCGATCGGCGTGGCGGTCCGCCGCTACTACCGCTCGCCCGCCAAGCACGACGACGACTACCTGGAGTCGTGGCTGGAGCTGCGGGCCAAGGGCAGCGACGCGCTGCTGCCCGGCTACGGCTGGATCTTCGGCCTCGGCGACGGCCGGGTGAACGTCGGCCTGGGCGTGCTCAACTCGTCCTCGGCCTTCGGCAAGACGAACTACCGCCGGCTGCTCACCGACTGGCTGGCCAACACCCCCGAGGACTGGGGGATGACCGACGAGGCCAACGCGGAGGGGCCGATCCTCGGCGCCGCGCTGCCCATGGGCTTCAACCGCGTGCCGCACTACACCCGCGGCGTCCTGCTGGTCGGCGACTCCGGCGGCATGGTCAACCCGTTCAACGGCGAGGGCATCGCGTACGCCATGGAGTCCGGCGAACTGGCTGCCGAGGTCGCGGTGCAGGCGCTCGCCCGCCCGGCCGGCGCGGAGCGGGAGCGGGCGCTGCTCGCGTACCCGCAGGAGCTGAAGGCCCGCTTCGGCGGCTACTACCGGCTCGGCGGGATCTTCGTGAAGCTCATCGGCCGGCCCGAGGTCATGCGGATGGCCACCAAGCACGGCATGCCGCACCCGATGCTGATGCGCTTCGTGCTCAAGCTGCTGGCCAACCTCACCGACCCCCGGGGCGGGGACGCCATGGACCGGGTCATCAACGCGATGACGAAGGTGGCTCCGGCCGTGTAG
- a CDS encoding NADH-quinone oxidoreductase subunit A produces the protein MTLSPYAPIIGLFALAAGFALFSVAAARFAGPRRLNKAKLEAYECGIEPSPQPVGGGRFPIKFYLTAMLFIVFDIEIIFLYPWAVSFDALPIFGFVEMVLFIVAVFVAYAYVWRRGGLDWD, from the coding sequence ATGACGCTCTCTCCTTACGCACCGATCATCGGGCTGTTCGCCCTCGCCGCGGGGTTCGCGCTGTTCTCCGTGGCCGCCGCCCGATTCGCCGGCCCCCGGCGACTGAACAAGGCCAAGCTCGAGGCGTACGAGTGCGGCATCGAACCGAGCCCGCAGCCCGTCGGCGGCGGCCGGTTCCCGATCAAGTTCTACCTGACGGCGATGCTCTTCATCGTCTTCGACATCGAGATCATCTTCCTCTACCCCTGGGCGGTCTCCTTCGACGCCCTGCCGATCTTCGGCTTCGTGGAGATGGTCCTGTTCATCGTCGCGGTCTTCGTCGCCTACGCCTACGTCTGGCGGCGCGGCGGCCTGGACTGGGACTGA
- a CDS encoding NuoB/complex I 20 kDa subunit family protein, giving the protein MGIEEKLPAGVLLTSVEKLVNWSRKSSVWGATFGLACCAIEMMAAGGPHYDMGRWGMEVFRASPRQADLMIVAGRVSQKMAPVLRQIYDQMAEPRWVISMGVCASSGGMFNNYAIVQGVDHVVPVDMYLPGCPPRPEMLIDAVLKLREKIMYEPLGANGRKMLEARKERGDVPVVPYGSMPSSYRSDKARRAEWTQAVREGREEQLRIENWMKAQNHLQSQGGPK; this is encoded by the coding sequence ATGGGCATCGAGGAGAAGCTCCCGGCCGGCGTCCTGCTCACCTCCGTGGAGAAGCTGGTCAACTGGTCGCGGAAGTCGTCCGTCTGGGGCGCCACCTTCGGCCTGGCCTGCTGCGCCATCGAGATGATGGCCGCCGGTGGCCCGCACTACGACATGGGCCGCTGGGGCATGGAGGTCTTCCGGGCCTCGCCACGGCAGGCGGACCTGATGATCGTGGCCGGCCGGGTCAGCCAGAAGATGGCCCCGGTCCTGCGCCAGATCTACGACCAGATGGCCGAGCCCCGCTGGGTCATCTCCATGGGCGTCTGCGCCAGCAGCGGCGGCATGTTCAACAACTACGCCATCGTGCAGGGCGTCGACCACGTCGTGCCGGTCGACATGTACCTCCCCGGCTGCCCGCCCCGGCCCGAGATGCTCATCGACGCGGTCCTCAAGCTCCGCGAGAAGATCATGTACGAGCCGCTCGGCGCGAACGGCCGCAAGATGCTGGAGGCCCGCAAGGAGCGCGGCGACGTGCCCGTGGTGCCGTACGGCTCGATGCCGTCGTCGTACCGCAGCGACAAGGCCCGGCGCGCCGAGTGGACCCAGGCGGTCCGCGAGGGGCGTGAGGAGCAGTTGCGGATCGAGAACTGGATGAAGGCGCAGAACCACCTCCAGTCGCAGGGGGGCCCGAAATGA
- a CDS encoding NADH-quinone oxidoreductase subunit C, whose product MTAPNDKNNDGGVPVPTTPAGASSTAPAEYPPASPAGRGMFGNQGTGDVSGYGGLVRQRKPIEEAARPYGGYFDEVRDALEEAYPQFGDAIEKVVVDRGELTLHVRPERIAEVCQVMRDDLALRFELCSSVSGVDYLGADGRRLHVVYQLTSMTYRRRVRLEAAVSAEDPHLPSVTAVYPTADWQERETYDMFGIVFDGHPNLTRILMPDDWEGHPQRKDYPLGGVPVEYKGAEIPPPDRRRSYQ is encoded by the coding sequence ATGACGGCACCGAACGACAAGAACAACGACGGCGGCGTGCCGGTCCCGACCACCCCGGCCGGCGCCAGCAGCACCGCCCCGGCGGAGTACCCGCCGGCCAGCCCGGCCGGGCGCGGCATGTTCGGCAACCAGGGCACCGGCGACGTCTCCGGCTACGGCGGTCTGGTCCGCCAGCGCAAGCCGATCGAGGAGGCCGCCCGGCCGTACGGGGGCTACTTCGACGAGGTGCGCGACGCGCTGGAGGAGGCGTACCCCCAGTTCGGCGACGCGATCGAGAAGGTCGTGGTCGACCGGGGTGAGCTGACCCTGCACGTCCGCCCGGAGCGGATCGCCGAGGTCTGCCAGGTCATGCGCGACGACCTGGCGCTGCGCTTCGAGCTCTGCTCCTCGGTGTCCGGTGTGGACTACCTGGGCGCCGACGGGCGCCGGCTGCACGTGGTCTACCAGCTCACCTCGATGACCTACCGGCGCCGGGTCCGGCTGGAGGCCGCGGTCTCCGCCGAGGACCCGCACCTGCCGAGCGTCACCGCCGTCTACCCGACCGCCGACTGGCAGGAGCGGGAGACGTACGACATGTTCGGCATCGTCTTCGACGGCCACCCCAACCTGACCCGGATCCTCATGCCGGACGACTGGGAGGGGCACCCGCAGCGCAAGGACTACCCCCTGGGCGGCGTCCCGGTGGAGTACAAGGGCGCCGAGATCCCGCCGCCGGACCGGAGGAGGTCCTACCAGTGA
- a CDS encoding NADH-quinone oxidoreductase subunit D has translation MTTSNYATERETTEGKVFTVTGGDWDQVVSGTDPINDERIVVNMGPQHPSTHGVLRLILELEGETVREARSVIGYLHTGIEKNLEYRNWVQGSTFVTRMDYLSPLFNETAYALAVEKLLGIADDITERATTIRVLMMELNRISSHLVWLATTGMELGAINMMLYGFREREYILDIFETITGLRMNHAYVRPGGVAQDVPDDAIVKIRDFLKLMPKKLKEYEDLLSGQPIWIERTKNVAVLDVTGCLALGVTGPVLRSAGLAWDLRKTMPYCGYETYEFDVPTHTDGDVWGRYLVRLAEIRESLKLVEQALDRLKPGPVMVADRKIAWPAQLAIGVDGMGNSLEHVAKIMGQSMESLIHHFKLVTEGFRVPPGQVYVAVESPRGELGVHAVSDGGTRPYRVHYREPSFVNLQALPAMAEGGLIADVIAGGASLDPVMGGCDR, from the coding sequence GTGACGACGTCGAACTACGCGACCGAGCGCGAGACCACCGAGGGCAAGGTCTTCACCGTCACCGGTGGGGACTGGGACCAGGTCGTCTCCGGCACCGACCCGATCAACGACGAGCGGATCGTCGTCAACATGGGTCCGCAGCACCCGTCCACGCACGGCGTGCTCCGGCTGATCCTGGAGCTGGAGGGCGAGACGGTCCGCGAGGCCCGCTCGGTCATCGGCTACCTGCACACCGGCATCGAGAAGAACCTCGAATACCGGAACTGGGTCCAGGGCTCGACCTTCGTGACCCGGATGGACTACCTCTCCCCGCTGTTCAACGAGACGGCGTACGCGCTCGCGGTGGAGAAGCTGCTCGGCATCGCCGACGACATCACCGAGCGGGCCACCACCATCCGGGTGCTCATGATGGAGCTCAACCGGATCTCGTCGCACCTCGTCTGGCTGGCGACCACCGGCATGGAGCTGGGCGCCATCAACATGATGTTGTACGGCTTCCGCGAGCGGGAGTACATCCTCGACATCTTCGAGACCATCACCGGCCTGCGCATGAACCACGCGTACGTGCGGCCGGGCGGCGTGGCGCAGGACGTGCCGGACGACGCGATCGTCAAGATCCGCGACTTCCTGAAGCTGATGCCGAAGAAGCTCAAGGAGTACGAGGACCTGCTCTCCGGCCAGCCGATCTGGATCGAGCGCACCAAGAACGTGGCCGTGCTCGACGTGACCGGCTGCCTCGCGCTGGGCGTGACCGGCCCGGTGCTCCGCTCGGCCGGCCTCGCCTGGGACCTGCGCAAGACCATGCCGTACTGCGGCTACGAGACGTACGAGTTCGACGTGCCCACGCACACCGACGGCGACGTCTGGGGCCGCTACCTGGTCCGGCTGGCCGAGATCCGGGAGTCGCTGAAGCTGGTCGAGCAGGCCCTCGACCGGCTCAAGCCGGGGCCGGTGATGGTCGCCGACCGCAAGATCGCCTGGCCGGCGCAGCTCGCCATCGGCGTGGACGGCATGGGCAACTCGCTGGAGCACGTCGCCAAGATCATGGGTCAGTCGATGGAGTCGCTGATCCACCACTTCAAGCTCGTCACCGAGGGCTTCCGGGTCCCGCCGGGCCAGGTGTACGTCGCCGTCGAGTCGCCTCGCGGCGAGCTGGGCGTGCACGCGGTCTCCGACGGCGGCACCCGGCCCTACCGGGTGCACTACCGGGAACCGAGCTTCGTCAACCTCCAGGCCCTCCCGGCCATGGCCGAGGGCGGCCTGATCGCCGACGTGATCGCCGGTGGCGCCTCGCTGGACCCCGTGATGGGTGGTTGTGACCGATGA